A genomic region of Gloeocapsopsis dulcis contains the following coding sequences:
- a CDS encoding IS630 family transposase, with amino-acid sequence MYRMEDLLYLYAEPVHPFDPIVCFDERPYQLLADVKEPFLVKPGQPVRVDYEYSRQGTGNLFIYYALHYGWRHVEVTPTRTKQDFAYQMKAMVDLHFPRAYKIRVVLDNLNTHHPSALDATFPPTEARRILERLEFHYTPKHGSWLNQVEIEISVLSRQCLERRIPDVETLRQEIAAWQQQRNQQKAKIDWRFAATDARAKFQRSYPPTSLS; translated from the coding sequence GTGTATCGGATGGAAGACTTATTGTATTTATATGCTGAACCTGTTCACCCCTTTGACCCAATAGTATGTTTTGATGAAAGACCCTACCAATTATTAGCTGATGTCAAAGAACCTTTCCTAGTAAAACCAGGACAGCCAGTCCGGGTTGACTATGAATACTCACGCCAAGGAACTGGAAACTTATTCATCTATTATGCTTTGCACTATGGCTGGCGGCACGTCGAAGTCACTCCCACCCGCACTAAACAAGACTTCGCCTATCAGATGAAGGCAATGGTTGATCTCCATTTTCCTAGAGCTTACAAGATTCGAGTTGTTTTAGACAATCTCAACACTCATCATCCCTCTGCTTTGGATGCGACCTTCCCCCCAACCGAAGCTAGAAGAATTCTTGAGCGTTTAGAATTTCATTACACCCCTAAGCATGGTAGCTGGTTAAACCAAGTTGAGATTGAAATCTCAGTTTTATCTCGTCAATGCTTAGAACGACGCATTCCTGATGTTGAAACTTTACGCCAAGAAATTGCCGCCTGGCAGCAACAACGTAATCAACAAAAAGCTAAGATTGATTGGCGCTTTGCTGCTACTGATGCCAGAGCGAAATTTCAACGTTCATATCCTCCTACTTCTCTGTCATAA
- a CDS encoding IS6 family transposase (programmed frameshift) — MNPKHSFKWRHFQSGIILLCVRWYLRYRLSYRNLEEMMLERGLTVDHTTVYRWVQAYAPELDKRCRPYLKQTNDSWRVDETYIEVKGEWRYLYRAVDSLGFTLDFMLSAKRDAKAAERFFRKALKANHNQETRVINVDKNAAYPPAIDELKADQTLSETTQLRTVKYLNNIVEQDHRFIKRLVNPGMGFGSFNTARRTLRGYEAMNMIRKGQVQGTEKGDVRAQVEFVYQIFPVAA, encoded by the exons ATGAATCCCAAGCACTCATTCAAGTGGCGTCATTTCCAATCCGGCATCATTCTGTTGTGCGTGAGGTGGTATCTGCGCTATCGCTTGAGCTACCGCAACCTGGAAGAAATGATGCTGGAGAGAGGTCTGACGGTAGACCATACAACGGTGTATCGTTGGGTGCAGGCTTATGCTCCCGAACTTGACAAGCGCTGCCGACCTTACCTGAAACAAACGAAT GATTCGTGGCGCGTGGATGAGACATATATAGAGGTGAAGGGAGAGTGGAGGTATTTGTATCGGGCAGTCGATTCACTTGGCTTCACTCTAGATTTCATGTTGAGTGCTAAAAGAGATGCTAAAGCGGCAGAACGCTTCTTCCGTAAAGCTTTGAAGGCTAATCATAACCAGGAGACGCGAGTCATAAACGTGGATAAGAATGCGGCTTATCCCCCGGCAATCGACGAACTTAAAGCAGACCAAACTCTTAGCGAAACTACTCAACTGCGAACAGTCAAGTACCTCAACAACATCGTGGAACAAGACCATCGCTTCATCAAACGACTGGTCAACCCAGGGATGGGGTTTGGCTCATTTAACACAGCGCGGCGAACCTTGAGAGGTTATGAAGCGATGAACATGATTCGTAAAGGACAAGTTCAAGGAACCGAAAAAGGCGATGTCCGAGCTCAAGTAGAATTCGTGTATCAAATTTTCCCAGTTGCTGCATAA
- a CDS encoding transposase — protein MEQQSQWVGIDVSKASLDVCLRPSGEQFQVKNQASGIVKLIEHLQRFKIQQVILEASGGLELDAAQALQEKGFAISIINPRQARDFAKASGKLAKTDRIDAAVLAHFGEAMQPAVTVLASACEQALQAAVTRRRQLVEMLTAEKNRQSSLRGKMRQSVDEHLEWLEDRIRELDDEIEQLSQAHEQWRSRITILKSVPGIGKVIATTLVAALPELGQVNDKRISALVGVAPLNRDSGKFRGSRTIWGGRANVRAALYMGALVAVQHNPILKSFYARLLSQGKAKKVALTACMHKLLRILNAMIRDGKPWQLPTLASEGN, from the coding sequence ATGGAGCAACAATCACAATGGGTTGGCATCGATGTGAGTAAAGCAAGCTTGGATGTTTGTCTTCGACCAAGCGGTGAGCAGTTTCAAGTCAAAAATCAAGCAAGTGGCATTGTTAAATTAATTGAGCACCTCCAGCGCTTCAAAATTCAACAAGTGATTTTAGAAGCTAGTGGAGGACTGGAACTTGATGCTGCTCAAGCACTGCAAGAAAAGGGATTTGCCATTTCCATTATCAATCCTCGGCAAGCACGAGACTTTGCCAAAGCCAGTGGTAAGTTGGCAAAAACAGATCGAATTGATGCCGCCGTGTTAGCTCACTTTGGTGAAGCAATGCAACCTGCGGTCACCGTTTTAGCAAGTGCATGTGAACAAGCACTACAAGCAGCGGTCACCCGCCGTCGTCAGCTGGTAGAGATGCTTACCGCTGAGAAAAACCGCCAGAGCAGTTTGCGCGGTAAGATGCGCCAGAGTGTGGATGAGCATCTGGAGTGGTTAGAGGACCGCATTCGTGAACTCGATGACGAAATCGAGCAGCTCAGTCAAGCTCACGAGCAATGGCGATCGCGGATTACAATCCTCAAAAGTGTTCCTGGCATTGGAAAGGTGATTGCGACAACACTCGTAGCTGCTTTACCTGAACTGGGACAGGTCAACGACAAACGCATTAGTGCATTGGTTGGAGTGGCTCCTCTCAACCGAGATAGCGGCAAATTCCGTGGTTCTCGCACAATTTGGGGTGGACGAGCCAACGTTCGTGCTGCCTTGTACATGGGAGCACTCGTTGCAGTACAGCATAACCCTATCTTGAAATCTTTCTATGCTCGACTTTTGTCACAGGGTAAAGCAAAGAAGGTGGCACTAACTGCATGTATGCACAAGTTACTACGGATTCTCAATGCCATGATTCGAGATGGTAAACCTTGGCAACTCCCTACTTTAGCCTCTGAGGGGAATTAA
- a CDS encoding P-loop NTPase fold protein gives MNQDQYTPNSHIEEYLDYYCKLSNPSFAILLKGRWGSGKTWFINRYYKRPGENIKYLYVSLYGMTNFSDIEYAFFQQLHPVLSHKGLGFAGKILKGLLKATVKIDLDDNKQGIASIQVPDIDLPEGLKNADDNILIFDDLERCKIDISNVLGYINYFVEQKGMNVIIIANEEELVNNSEDYKRIKEKLVGKTFCISLEFERALENFITIVSCSKVKESLFSNFESIQEIYIKTKHENLRTLKQIILDFERIYKDLPEEVKNKPDALKEILQLLIVFSIEIKTGRLLPKHISRLTEHYYPSSLRKKNTTNNDEELTKLYKMLDTYTLLPLTNPFPNSLWWEIFFDKGFIDKEKLNKSISNSKYFQNENTPVWVRMWRFLELSDDEFNEFLSQLEAEYNSREYSELEVIKHIFGIFLNISDLQLYQKTKEEILKEAKAYIDDLRERYSDEFIRSSIAESSLRSSVGLGFQGKDFQEFEELSIYIDNVQKMVIEEKMPAASQELLKIMETDVLKFYRMTCIDSRQEGGLLSCNYREVPIFKFIDPAIFVKTLLSMSPEHQNDAFGVFQERYKFAEINRDLIVETEWLESIRNLLRIEVDNRKGKLSGVRLNTFVNKTLDLIIKKLLHLTNSVEATN, from the coding sequence ATGAATCAAGATCAGTACACACCTAATAGTCATATAGAAGAATATTTAGATTATTATTGTAAATTGTCTAATCCTAGTTTTGCTATTTTATTAAAAGGTAGATGGGGGTCAGGTAAAACTTGGTTCATCAACAGGTATTATAAAAGACCAGGGGAAAATATTAAATACTTGTATGTTAGTCTTTACGGAATGACTAATTTTTCTGATATAGAATATGCTTTTTTTCAACAATTACATCCTGTACTCTCACACAAAGGTTTAGGGTTCGCAGGTAAAATTCTTAAGGGGTTACTAAAAGCAACAGTCAAGATTGACCTAGATGATAATAAACAAGGAATAGCCAGTATTCAGGTTCCAGATATAGATCTCCCTGAGGGGCTCAAGAACGCAGACGATAACATTTTGATATTTGACGATCTAGAGCGTTGTAAAATAGATATAAGTAATGTACTAGGATATATTAATTATTTTGTAGAACAAAAAGGGATGAATGTAATTATTATTGCTAATGAAGAGGAGTTAGTTAACAATAGTGAAGATTACAAGAGAATAAAAGAGAAATTAGTAGGCAAAACTTTCTGTATATCGCTTGAATTTGAGAGAGCGCTGGAAAATTTTATAACAATAGTAAGTTGCTCAAAGGTTAAAGAAAGTCTATTTAGTAACTTTGAATCAATACAAGAGATATATATAAAAACTAAACATGAAAATTTAAGAACTCTAAAACAAATCATTTTAGATTTTGAAAGAATATATAAGGATTTACCGGAAGAAGTAAAAAATAAACCTGACGCTTTAAAAGAAATCTTACAACTACTTATAGTTTTTTCTATTGAAATTAAAACTGGAAGACTACTTCCAAAACATATTAGTAGATTAACAGAACACTATTATCCATCTAGTTTGAGGAAAAAAAATACAACAAATAATGATGAAGAATTGACTAAACTCTATAAAATGCTAGACACATACACCTTACTTCCCTTGACAAACCCATTTCCTAATAGTTTATGGTGGGAAATATTCTTTGACAAAGGCTTTATAGATAAAGAAAAGTTAAATAAATCAATATCAAATAGTAAATATTTTCAAAATGAAAACACGCCTGTGTGGGTGAGAATGTGGCGTTTTCTTGAGTTATCTGATGATGAGTTTAATGAATTTTTGAGCCAACTTGAGGCAGAGTACAATAGTAGGGAATACTCTGAACTAGAAGTAATAAAGCATATTTTCGGAATTTTTCTAAATATTTCTGATTTACAGCTTTATCAAAAAACTAAAGAAGAAATTCTTAAAGAAGCAAAAGCTTATATTGATGACCTAAGAGAACGTTATTCAGATGAATTTATTAGATCTTCAATAGCTGAAAGCAGCTTAAGAAGTTCTGTTGGTCTTGGCTTTCAAGGAAAAGATTTTCAAGAGTTTGAAGAATTGTCCATTTATATTGATAACGTTCAAAAAATGGTGATAGAAGAAAAGATGCCTGCTGCCAGTCAAGAGCTACTTAAAATTATGGAAACTGACGTTTTGAAGTTTTATAGAATGACTTGTATTGATAGCAGACAAGAGGGCGGTCTATTAAGTTGCAACTATCGTGAAGTTCCTATATTTAAGTTTATAGACCCAGCTATTTTTGTAAAAACATTGTTATCTATGTCACCAGAACATCAAAATGATGCTTTTGGGGTATTTCAGGAGAGATATAAGTTTGCTGAGATTAATAGAGATTTAATTGTAGAAACCGAATGGCTTGAGTCTATTAGAAATTTATTAAGGATAGAAGTAGATAATAGGAAAGGAAAACTTAGTGGAGTGAGACTTAACACTTTTGTCAATAAAACTTTAGATTTAATTATTAAAAAATTACTTCACCTGACTAACAGCGTTGAGGCAACTAACTGA
- a CDS encoding group II intron maturase-specific domain-containing protein — protein MKALKHHCQCRWVLLYVERWLKPPRQEPDGTLTQRNKGTPQRGVVSPILANLFLHYAFDAWVKREIPSIPFCRYADDGLLHCRSRQAEYAMRRLTERLRECGLEINPDKSSIVYCQDRNRQEEHEVVNFDFLGFTFQPRRCVDRGGNVHPNFLPAISPAATQEINRTIQSWHLQLQNDKTLEDLSRMVNPILRGWLNYYGHFYPSALRQIWHHVNRYLVQWVRRKFKRLSRHKQRAKRYLDRLARANPHLFIPWDLGVFSIGLSDRSRMS, from the coding sequence ATGAAAGCCCTCAAGCATCATTGTCAGTGTCGGTGGGTTCTGTTGTATGTAGAGCGTTGGTTGAAGCCACCTCGGCAAGAGCCGGATGGGACGTTGACACAACGAAATAAAGGCACTCCTCAAAGGGGTGTTGTCAGTCCGATATTGGCAAATCTATTTCTGCACTATGCATTTGATGCTTGGGTCAAAAGAGAGATACCAAGCATTCCGTTTTGTCGCTACGCTGACGATGGGCTGTTGCATTGTCGTAGTCGTCAAGCCGAATACGCCATGAGGCGACTAACTGAACGATTGCGTGAATGTGGTTTGGAGATTAATCCAGACAAGTCAAGCATCGTTTATTGCCAGGACAGGAATCGGCAGGAGGAGCACGAGGTAGTCAACTTCGACTTTCTCGGCTTCACGTTTCAACCTCGTCGATGTGTTGACAGAGGTGGCAACGTCCATCCTAACTTTCTGCCAGCCATCAGTCCAGCAGCCACGCAGGAAATCAACCGGACGATACAAAGTTGGCATCTCCAACTCCAGAACGACAAGACCCTGGAGGACCTTTCCAGAATGGTCAATCCCATTCTACGTGGTTGGCTCAACTACTATGGGCACTTCTATCCCTCTGCGCTACGCCAGATTTGGCACCATGTGAATAGGTATCTTGTTCAGTGGGTTCGGAGAAAGTTCAAACGTCTTTCCCGTCATAAGCAACGGGCAAAGCGGTATTTAGACCGTTTAGCACGAGCTAACCCACACCTTTTCATACCTTGGGACCTTGGAGTATTCTCGATTGGTTTGAGTGATAGGAGCCGGATGAGCTGA
- a CDS encoding helix-turn-helix domain-containing protein → MADSCGMTNNRVRKALQLLAAAGLIESIERPGRTTLYRPKPQSEWVVPERLSELRSENLRARVPRVEQSFQEKALTPTQNNTPGKNNTPTQSNRGVLSELIPPPLLNSRDEGIPNESIPNKVSYSPLTPHSVSVSEGVEKAERVGTTSQTQLLTEHLTGLVQSTLVPIFRSLVEETKVLLAQAVHPSSTSSSVRCKTSSATFFVALIPWEELARLVNEPIKSLRINPNLTAALEQHPNNIEDAFGYFKQAMATWKNKPGLGLFISAVKKGLKPTPTRPGGGWKEWADEATRRRLMSYSHSSNGDIAIYFVNGVQRLWSEVRSLSWSEIEAIAQTIYLESNAA, encoded by the coding sequence ATGGCAGACTCTTGTGGCATGACTAATAATCGGGTAAGAAAAGCTTTGCAATTACTCGCGGCGGCTGGACTTATTGAAAGCATTGAGCGTCCTGGACGTACTACACTGTATCGCCCAAAACCTCAATCCGAGTGGGTAGTACCTGAACGTTTATCCGAATTACGCAGCGAAAACTTGCGTGCGCGGGTTCCCCGTGTTGAGCAAAGTTTTCAAGAGAAAGCACTTACCCCTACTCAAAATAATACCCCTGGTAAAAATAACACCCCTACTCAAAGTAATCGAGGAGTACTATCAGAGCTAATACCCCCACCTCTACTAAATTCGAGAGACGAAGGTATTCCCAATGAAAGTATTCCTAATAAAGTAAGTTATTCTCCCCTAACCCCTCACAGTGTGTCTGTTAGTGAGGGAGTGGAGAAAGCTGAGCGAGTAGGAACTACTAGCCAAACGCAATTGCTAACCGAACACCTCACTGGGTTAGTGCAAAGTACGCTTGTCCCCATTTTTCGATCGCTGGTTGAAGAAACAAAAGTTTTACTCGCACAAGCAGTACACCCATCTTCAACATCTTCATCTGTCCGCTGCAAAACCTCGAGCGCTACATTTTTTGTAGCGCTTATACCGTGGGAAGAATTAGCACGACTTGTTAATGAACCTATTAAGAGTTTGCGCATTAATCCCAACCTAACTGCTGCTCTAGAACAACATCCCAACAATATCGAGGATGCGTTTGGTTACTTCAAGCAAGCTATGGCTACTTGGAAGAATAAACCAGGGCTAGGTTTATTTATCTCTGCGGTCAAAAAAGGTCTAAAACCAACTCCTACTAGACCTGGAGGTGGATGGAAGGAGTGGGCAGATGAAGCGACTCGCCGCCGTTTGATGTCTTACTCGCACTCCAGTAATGGAGATATTGCAATCTACTTCGTCAATGGGGTACAGCGTTTGTGGAGTGAAGTGCGAAGTCTCTCTTGGTCAGAAATCGAGGCAATCGCTCAAACTATTTACCTTGAGTCAAATGCAGCTTAG
- a CDS encoding ParA family protein: MQSSTKFITLTSFKGGVGKTTSAICLSCLFSEHGRVMLIDSDPNRSATMWASSQNLPFHVATENTATRLMAKNHFDFVVIDTPARPAEAEMQELVEGCDLLLLPTTPDSLSMKAMALTTQSLPKGTNYYVLLTMVPPPPQKDGEDAFKALHEKEYPVIKHGIKLLKVYKDAAALGLPVKSVKGGKKAWRDWIELAKLSPISELLNSVTS, encoded by the coding sequence GTGCAATCAAGTACAAAATTTATTACTTTGACCTCTTTTAAAGGTGGCGTAGGAAAAACAACTAGTGCTATCTGTCTGAGTTGCCTATTCTCTGAGCATGGACGAGTTATGCTTATTGATTCTGACCCAAATCGTTCAGCTACTATGTGGGCAAGTTCTCAAAACTTGCCTTTTCATGTCGCCACTGAAAATACAGCAACTAGACTGATGGCAAAAAATCACTTTGATTTTGTCGTTATTGACACCCCAGCCCGACCTGCTGAAGCTGAGATGCAGGAGCTAGTTGAAGGATGCGATCTACTGCTACTACCCACAACTCCTGATTCGCTGTCTATGAAAGCGATGGCGTTGACTACCCAAAGTTTACCTAAGGGAACCAACTACTACGTTCTCTTAACGATGGTTCCGCCTCCTCCTCAGAAAGATGGGGAAGATGCTTTCAAGGCACTGCACGAAAAAGAGTACCCTGTGATAAAACATGGAATTAAATTACTTAAGGTGTATAAAGATGCAGCCGCATTAGGGTTGCCTGTCAAAAGTGTGAAGGGAGGTAAAAAAGCATGGCGAGATTGGATAGAACTAGCAAAACTCAGTCCGATATCAGAGTTGCTAAATTCCGTGACATCCTAA
- a CDS encoding transposase: MLFATQPCQVGVFLAYISSKGQSLLDRRLYLPSSWTKVRQRRKKAHIPSKVRFATKTRLAKGILYSAIKAGIHPAWFVADEVYSRDAA; this comes from the coding sequence ATACTTTTCGCAACACAACCCTGTCAAGTTGGAGTATTTCTCGCCTACATCAGCTCGAAGGGACAGAGCTTGCTCGACCGCCGTCTCTACCTGCCTTCGTCTTGGACTAAGGTTCGCCAACGGCGTAAGAAGGCCCACATTCCTAGCAAGGTGAGGTTTGCCACGAAAACCAGATTGGCTAAAGGGATATTGTACTCAGCAATCAAAGCTGGGATACATCCGGCATGGTTCGTAGCCGATGAGGTTTATAGTCGGGACGCCGCTTAG
- a CDS encoding transposase encodes MAGRFEGLSDLEWKLFEDLLPQCPENRGRGMPHVPFRKVLNTQLYVLITGCRWCDIPRGEQWASKSSAHRWLKRWYEDGTLEKLKQRLLAMAEEKGMINWEYGAVDGSFSPWQRWR; translated from the coding sequence ATGGCAGGTAGGTTTGAGGGATTGAGCGATTTGGAATGGAAGTTGTTTGAAGACTTACTACCTCAATGCCCAGAGAACAGAGGGCGTGGAATGCCGCACGTACCATTTCGTAAGGTATTGAATACCCAGCTATACGTACTAATTACTGGTTGCCGATGGTGTGATATACCACGAGGGGAGCAATGGGCATCAAAAAGTTCTGCCCATCGATGGTTGAAGCGATGGTATGAAGATGGGACACTAGAAAAACTCAAACAACGCCTACTAGCAATGGCAGAGGAAAAAGGCATGATTAACTGGGAATATGGGGCGGTTGACGGCTCTTTTTCCCCCTGGCAAAGGTGGCGGTGA
- a CDS encoding double zinc ribbon domain-containing protein, whose amino-acid sequence MLARYCHLSHYYLTHNRTELGMSQAELAQKARMHLQSIGKIESGKTTRLNSKSSAGLSKALQVLEEYLDAACKGIPITAVQQLKICPRCWTPGTEAEAMWLHPHSKFCFACGTDSDRCRSCNEAIVSLKFRFCPYCGTTYKVTK is encoded by the coding sequence GTGTTGGCACGATATTGCCATTTATCCCACTATTATTTGACGCACAATCGAACAGAGCTTGGGATGAGTCAAGCAGAACTGGCACAAAAAGCTAGGATGCACTTACAGAGTATTGGCAAGATTGAATCAGGGAAGACAACGCGACTCAACTCTAAATCAAGTGCGGGATTATCAAAAGCATTGCAGGTGTTAGAAGAATATTTAGACGCTGCGTGTAAAGGTATTCCGATAACAGCAGTGCAGCAGTTGAAGATTTGTCCTCGTTGTTGGACGCCAGGAACTGAAGCTGAAGCGATGTGGCTGCATCCGCACTCCAAATTTTGTTTTGCTTGTGGCACTGACAGCGATCGCTGTCGTAGTTGCAACGAAGCGATCGTGTCCCTCAAGTTTCGGTTTTGTCCCTACTGTGGCACTACTTATAAAGTTACAAAGTAG
- a CDS encoding IS1 family transposase (programmed frameshift), with translation MKCPLCGNLKAHKHGKTPSGVQRYLCPSCHQTFNERFDTLYYHRHVSPEQIRQVLQAHSEGSSLRGMSRTSGLAYNTVVRIVRAASHRAQQVHNAEVQTVETQTVSADEMWSFVKKQKQCLPGELEVGECWIALSLANSSGLILVARVGKHTDELLEVLMVSTQGKTDCKRWNSDDWAGYERVLSSEIEHYIGKDRTQRLERTNGTVRQQTGRWHRRQNKFGKVWEQTKVTTRLAVSYFNWIWQHSRFKTTAAQRAGLAERPWCWHDIAIYPTII, from the exons ATGAAATGCCCATTGTGTGGAAACTTGAAAGCTCACAAGCACGGCAAGACACCGAGTGGAGTCCAACGGTATCTTTGCCCTAGCTGCCATCAAACCTTCAACGAACGCTTCGATACCCTCTACTATCATCGTCACGTTAGCCCAGAGCAAATCCGTCAAGTTCTGCAAGCCCACAGTGAAGGCAGCAGTTTGCGAGGCATGAGCCGCACCAGTGGACTGGCATACAACACCGTCGTTAGGATCGTTCGGGCTGCCAGTCATCGAGCACAACAGGTGCATAATGCCGAGGTGCAAACGGTCGAAACTCAAACGGTGTCTGCCGACGAAATGTGGTCGTTTGTG AAAAAACAAAAGCAATGTCTCCCAGGGGAATTAGAAGTAGGCGAGTGTTGGATTGCGTTGAGTCTCGCTAATTCCAGTGGATTGATTCTGGTGGCACGAGTGGGAAAACATACCGATGAACTGCTTGAAGTATTAATGGTGAGTACCCAAGGGAAGACCGATTGCAAGCGCTGGAATAGCGATGATTGGGCTGGTTACGAGCGGGTGCTGTCGTCTGAAATTGAGCACTATATCGGCAAAGACAGGACACAGCGATTGGAGCGCACCAACGGCACTGTCAGGCAGCAAACGGGTAGGTGGCATCGACGGCAGAATAAGTTTGGCAAGGTGTGGGAGCAAACGAAGGTGACGACACGATTGGCCGTGAGCTATTTCAATTGGATTTGGCAGCACAGCCGCTTCAAGACAACAGCAGCGCAACGAGCAGGTTTAGCCGAGCGTCCTTGGTGTTGGCACGATATTGCCATTTATCCCACTATTATTTGA
- a CDS encoding helix-turn-helix domain-containing protein, translating to MLVKYAVKLTEEERDELLNLTKKGKNSSRVFKRSQILLLADEGYQDQEIADILKVGESTIHRTRQRYVEQGVGLALGERPRPGRPGKLSPQAEALLIAKACSDPPEGRNCWTMQLLANS from the coding sequence ATGCTAGTTAAATATGCAGTTAAATTAACTGAAGAAGAACGTGACGAGCTACTCAACTTAACTAAAAAAGGCAAAAATTCCTCGCGTGTATTTAAACGCTCACAGATTCTATTGTTAGCCGATGAAGGTTATCAGGATCAGGAAATTGCAGACATCTTGAAAGTAGGAGAGTCAACTATTCACCGCACTAGGCAAAGATATGTCGAACAAGGAGTCGGTTTAGCCTTAGGGGAACGTCCTCGTCCAGGAAGACCAGGAAAACTTAGCCCTCAAGCTGAAGCTCTGCTGATAGCGAAGGCTTGTTCTGACCCACCAGAGGGACGCAATTGTTGGACTATGCAATTGTTGGCTAACTCTTGA
- a CDS encoding ParB/RepB/Spo0J family partition protein, translating to MARLDRTSKTQSDIRVAKFRDILNFNIRDILNFNIEDVEEELPNEAQEVEANLEGKQQVTLQEIHLPKQQPRRYFDPQKMKQLIQSVKEHGILEPLLLRPLLAGGYELVAGERRYRAAKEAGLTKLPVVVRELSNEEALQLALIENLQREDLNPIEETEGILQLLALKLGIAVQEVAPLLYKMQNAVGGRVTDNVISNSESEIVKEVFNGLGLMEWESFTANRLPLLRLPEDLLEALRQGRIAYTKAQAISRVKDEVQRQALLEVAISESLSLAQIKERISKISNANDISGNGKPLPLKTRIDVAYHLVKKSKIWDDPKKQKHLENLLADLERLASLE from the coding sequence ATGGCGAGATTGGATAGAACTAGCAAAACTCAGTCCGATATCAGAGTTGCTAAATTCCGTGACATCCTAAACTTCAACATACGTGACATCCTAAACTTCAACATAGAAGATGTGGAAGAAGAATTGCCAAATGAAGCTCAAGAAGTTGAAGCTAACTTAGAAGGCAAGCAGCAAGTTACTCTGCAAGAAATTCACCTACCAAAGCAGCAGCCGCGCCGCTATTTTGATCCGCAGAAAATGAAACAACTGATCCAGTCAGTTAAAGAACATGGCATTTTAGAACCCCTACTATTGCGGCCTCTTCTGGCTGGAGGATATGAGTTGGTAGCAGGAGAAAGACGCTATCGTGCTGCAAAAGAAGCGGGTTTAACAAAATTACCTGTTGTAGTACGCGAATTAAGTAATGAAGAAGCATTACAATTAGCGTTAATTGAGAATTTACAAAGAGAAGATCTTAATCCAATTGAAGAAACAGAAGGTATTTTGCAATTGTTAGCCTTGAAACTAGGAATTGCTGTGCAAGAGGTAGCACCTTTACTCTATAAGATGCAAAATGCTGTAGGTGGAAGAGTTACTGATAACGTTATCAGTAACTCAGAATCTGAAATTGTCAAAGAGGTCTTTAATGGCTTGGGTCTGATGGAATGGGAATCCTTCACAGCAAACCGCTTGCCCTTACTCAGGTTACCTGAAGATCTCCTTGAAGCTCTACGCCAAGGTCGTATTGCCTATACAAAAGCTCAGGCGATCTCAAGAGTGAAAGATGAAGTTCAACGGCAAGCCTTATTAGAGGTAGCAATCAGCGAAAGCTTATCTCTGGCTCAAATCAAAGAGCGTATTAGTAAGATCTCTAATGCCAATGATATTTCTGGTAATGGCAAACCCTTGCCACTAAAAACTCGCATAGATGTAGCGTATCACTTAGTCAAAAAATCTAAAATCTGGGATGACCCGAAAAAGCAAAAGCACCTGGAGAACTTGTTGGCCGATTTGGAAAGGTTAGCTTCTCTAGAATGA
- a CDS encoding transposase — protein MTALFPPGKGGGEGISYGYKGKGILNHSITDANGMPVVAITTPANGDERQQVLPMLAQIQLATGKRGNPKRRPKVLAADKGYDAKWLRQRLRTKGIRPQIKKRQLRGKKTKGRPIKKIVPRYQQERSFSWFQRKYRRLVVRWERLKVYFDAFLILACCYIWFPKLVG, from the coding sequence TTGACGGCTCTTTTTCCCCCTGGCAAAGGTGGCGGTGAGGGTATAAGCTACGGTTACAAAGGCAAGGGGATACTGAACCACAGTATTACAGATGCTAACGGTATGCCAGTAGTAGCAATTACTACTCCTGCCAATGGTGACGAAAGGCAGCAAGTACTACCAATGCTGGCTCAGATCCAACTAGCAACAGGCAAACGAGGCAATCCTAAACGCCGCCCCAAAGTGCTGGCTGCTGACAAAGGATACGATGCTAAATGGTTGCGTCAGCGACTCCGAACTAAAGGCATCCGACCACAAATCAAAAAACGGCAGCTCAGAGGCAAAAAAACCAAGGGCAGACCTATCAAGAAAATTGTCCCCCGCTATCAGCAGGAGCGTTCTTTCTCGTGGTTTCAACGCAAGTATAGACGGCTCGTTGTTCGATGGGAACGCCTGAAAGTGTATTTTGATGCTTTTCTCATCCTCGCCTGTTGCTACATCTGGTTTCCGAAGTTAGTGGGATAG